A window of the Corallococcus exiguus genome harbors these coding sequences:
- a CDS encoding NAD-dependent epimerase/dehydratase family protein, whose translation MRVLVTGAAGFIGAHVCERLLSRGDTVVGLDALDAAPGDVALRRARLQRLSGAQGFTFLSGDITDAARLGEAFTAARPEGVVHLAARVGVRAPDAEAPAYADTNVTGFVRVLEACREARVQHLVYASSSSVYGASTPAPFREDAPVDQPLNLYGATKRANELMAHAYSHLHRLPTSGLRFFTVYGPWGRPDMAPLLFLRALAKGEPLRLHGDGRMRRDFTFVDDVAEAVLRVLDRPPSGSPPHRLLNVGHGEPVALGDFVGLLERHWGTKARVTSVPSAPAEMVSTWADTSRLEAETGFRPRVSVDAGVARLVAWYREWSGTAR comes from the coding sequence ATGCGGGTCCTGGTGACGGGCGCGGCGGGCTTCATCGGCGCCCACGTCTGCGAGCGGCTCCTCTCCCGGGGCGACACGGTGGTGGGCCTGGACGCGCTGGACGCGGCTCCTGGGGACGTGGCGCTGCGGCGCGCGCGCCTCCAGCGGCTGTCCGGCGCGCAGGGCTTCACCTTCCTCTCCGGGGACATCACCGATGCGGCCCGGCTGGGTGAAGCGTTCACGGCCGCGCGTCCGGAGGGCGTGGTGCACCTGGCCGCGCGGGTGGGTGTGCGGGCCCCGGACGCGGAGGCTCCGGCGTACGCGGACACCAACGTGACGGGCTTCGTGCGCGTGCTGGAGGCCTGCCGCGAGGCGCGCGTCCAGCACCTGGTCTACGCGTCCTCCAGCTCCGTGTACGGCGCGTCCACGCCCGCTCCGTTCCGCGAGGACGCGCCCGTGGATCAACCGCTCAACCTCTACGGCGCCACCAAGCGCGCCAACGAGTTGATGGCGCACGCGTACAGCCACCTGCACCGGCTGCCCACGAGCGGCCTGCGCTTCTTCACGGTGTACGGGCCGTGGGGACGTCCGGACATGGCGCCGCTGTTGTTCCTGCGCGCGCTGGCGAAGGGTGAGCCCCTGCGGCTGCACGGCGACGGGCGCATGCGGCGCGACTTCACCTTCGTGGACGACGTGGCGGAGGCCGTGCTGCGCGTGCTGGACCGGCCTCCCTCGGGGAGCCCGCCGCACCGGCTTCTCAACGTGGGCCACGGCGAGCCGGTGGCGCTGGGGGACTTCGTGGGCCTGCTGGAGCGGCACTGGGGCACGAAGGCCCGCGTGACGTCCGTGCCTTCGGCGCCCGCGGAGATGGTCTCCACGTGGGCGGACACCTCGCGGCTGGAGGCGGAGACGGGCTTCAGGCCGCGCGTGTCCGTGGACGCGGGCGTGGCCCGGTTGGTGGCGTGGTACCGCGAGTGGAGCGGCACCGCCCGCTGA
- a CDS encoding CARDB domain-containing protein, with translation MQRLSPSWRHTCLLIAGTLVITGCGSEGASSSVKPARDQSHSLDHEADLVITELLAPDSVRDGHDFTATVKVCNQGTAAAYPQGSGTFLQLYLSTTPTQQVPDPNAPPPTQQVTVGQKDVGPLEPHQCVTRTVTANAQLPPGQPGTAFYLGASIDTGQSVTELDETNNGFVRGLMGVGLGPDLVVSEVHMPASVRPGTPLLADVRVCNVGTEESPYSEAELYISTLDTLSLPTPGAPVDVQAPMGIVPVPPLEAGRCFTVRTQAFPQSPPAATQPGQPLYVGAIIDPRQQHPELREDNNTRVAGRLSVGDKADLVVTDMTGPTNIGPGSSFSGSVTVCNVGTDRAMDVRADVLLSTEASLPASPQPGSQTESLVGQAQAPGLDAGRCVTLPVFGVTFPPPAFQYGVPLYLGARVDGMQSVPELRDDNNTFTKGAVRKGYDPDLVVRSLKGPANLPYSYSFPVEAQVCNVGMGNLYGYAHLELFLSTEAAVTLLQPSGPYLTPTQAPVGGTDVSFLPAGQCQTVQVNAYRNLPMEAQPGQPLYLGAGIDTVQNIQEMNEDNNTFIQGLVGTGPDADVVITDVRAPADLLDGQPFSATYTVCNQGTDPVYSYGVSLFLSTETAPPVSRPYPAPPVFAELPRAYAFQGRAQANVILPAGQCMTQRSTFQASRPVDSMLSPFERPLNLSAVVDMQQSEPRVDNNGFAAGIVGVGNGPDLVITELQGPASVRPGESFTSKVKVCNVGTGPLSGGSRVAVYLSVYDTLLAPDPLAFPPMPMGGQTFVGDASLPSLGAGACTTREVSGWADAPPDAAPFRPLYLGAVVNREAMPQELRWDNNTRMAGAIGVGNGPDLVVTAVEAPSTVAPWEPFAATVRVCNVGTDSVTSTEVALVVSTEETWNLPPPGSPPPSPNDPSRFMAGYLNVAPLDAGQCVSAMGMVSVDRPSGASPEQPLYLSAVVDPFQGRTELLEDNNVFVKGRLGVGSGADLIITALTAPASIRHGQSFTATVTVCNQGSLASWDSLPVTLQLLPHPQLSLPPQGGANQVPPDEFLGELVIPNLAGHTCLTLPVTGNFYGYTSADPLTYYVGATVDRYWIAPEVRKDNNTFVGPRVGVGNAPDLVITAMGGPENLEPYGQAQVPVTVCNQGTQPSFGQTVEFFLSTSSTPPELTFPGGDPASSVSLAGAVEIPSLPENACVTREGTLNANPPADPEAPLFVGAFIRAGSPNDELRTDNNAFVRGRIGVGYGPDLVVTEVTAPFAVRRGEMFSTTVTVCNQGTQPSGWNSQVKLLLSTQPTLAFPDEMPSSSTQVTLGDVDVDSLSVGQCTTRQLFITADTLPGYQGSGLFYLGALVDSQRSVTELREDNNAFVENFLAVLP, from the coding sequence ATGCAACGGCTCTCGCCGTCATGGAGACACACGTGTCTGCTCATCGCGGGCACGCTCGTCATCACCGGCTGCGGAAGTGAAGGCGCGTCGTCGAGCGTGAAACCCGCTCGCGATCAAAGCCATTCCCTGGACCACGAAGCGGACCTGGTCATCACCGAGCTTCTCGCCCCTGACAGCGTTCGCGACGGGCATGACTTCACCGCCACCGTGAAGGTCTGCAACCAGGGCACCGCGGCCGCGTACCCCCAGGGCAGCGGCACGTTCCTGCAGCTGTACCTGTCCACGACCCCCACCCAGCAGGTGCCCGACCCCAACGCTCCGCCCCCGACCCAGCAGGTCACCGTGGGCCAGAAGGACGTGGGGCCGCTGGAGCCCCACCAGTGCGTCACGCGCACCGTGACCGCCAACGCGCAGCTGCCCCCCGGGCAGCCCGGCACCGCCTTCTATCTGGGCGCCAGCATCGACACGGGGCAGTCCGTGACGGAGCTGGATGAGACGAACAACGGCTTCGTCCGCGGCCTGATGGGCGTGGGCCTGGGCCCGGACCTCGTGGTCTCCGAAGTGCACATGCCCGCGAGCGTCCGGCCGGGAACGCCCCTCCTCGCCGACGTGCGCGTCTGCAACGTGGGCACGGAGGAGTCGCCCTATTCCGAGGCGGAGCTCTACATCTCCACGCTGGACACCCTGAGCCTTCCCACGCCAGGCGCGCCGGTGGATGTCCAGGCGCCGATGGGCATCGTCCCCGTGCCGCCGCTGGAGGCGGGCCGCTGCTTCACGGTCCGGACGCAGGCGTTCCCGCAGAGTCCCCCGGCGGCCACCCAGCCCGGGCAGCCGCTGTACGTGGGCGCCATCATCGACCCGCGGCAGCAGCACCCCGAACTGCGCGAGGACAACAACACGCGCGTCGCGGGCCGGCTGAGCGTGGGCGACAAGGCCGACCTGGTGGTCACCGACATGACGGGGCCCACGAACATCGGCCCGGGGAGCTCGTTCTCCGGCTCCGTGACGGTGTGCAACGTGGGCACGGACCGGGCCATGGATGTACGCGCGGACGTGCTGCTGTCCACGGAGGCCTCGCTGCCTGCTTCGCCGCAGCCCGGCTCCCAGACGGAGTCCCTCGTCGGACAGGCGCAGGCGCCGGGATTGGATGCCGGGCGGTGCGTCACGCTGCCGGTGTTCGGCGTCACGTTCCCACCCCCAGCCTTCCAGTACGGCGTGCCGCTGTACCTGGGAGCGCGTGTGGACGGGATGCAGTCCGTCCCGGAGCTGCGTGACGACAACAACACCTTCACGAAGGGCGCCGTGCGCAAGGGCTATGACCCCGACCTGGTGGTGCGGTCGCTGAAGGGCCCCGCCAACCTCCCGTATTCCTATTCGTTCCCCGTCGAGGCGCAGGTCTGCAACGTGGGCATGGGCAACCTGTATGGCTACGCCCACCTGGAGCTCTTCCTCTCCACGGAAGCCGCGGTGACGCTCCTGCAGCCGTCCGGGCCCTACCTCACGCCAACGCAGGCCCCGGTGGGCGGGACGGACGTGTCCTTCCTCCCCGCCGGCCAGTGCCAGACGGTTCAGGTGAACGCCTACCGCAACCTGCCCATGGAGGCGCAGCCGGGTCAGCCCCTGTACCTGGGCGCGGGCATCGACACGGTCCAGAACATCCAGGAGATGAACGAGGACAACAACACGTTCATCCAGGGGCTGGTGGGCACGGGACCGGACGCGGACGTGGTGATCACCGACGTGCGCGCCCCCGCGGACCTCCTTGACGGCCAGCCCTTCAGCGCGACCTATACGGTCTGCAACCAGGGCACGGATCCCGTGTATAGCTACGGGGTCTCGCTGTTCCTCTCCACGGAGACCGCGCCGCCCGTGTCGCGGCCGTATCCGGCGCCCCCTGTGTTCGCGGAGCTCCCGCGGGCCTACGCCTTCCAGGGCCGCGCCCAGGCCAACGTGATACTGCCGGCCGGGCAGTGCATGACCCAGCGCTCCACGTTCCAGGCCTCGCGTCCGGTGGACTCGATGCTCTCGCCGTTCGAGCGGCCCCTGAACCTGAGCGCGGTCGTGGACATGCAGCAGTCCGAGCCGCGCGTGGACAACAACGGCTTCGCCGCGGGCATCGTCGGCGTGGGCAACGGGCCTGACCTCGTCATCACCGAGCTCCAGGGGCCCGCCAGCGTGCGGCCCGGGGAGTCCTTCACCAGCAAGGTCAAGGTCTGCAACGTGGGCACGGGCCCGCTGAGTGGCGGCTCGCGCGTGGCGGTCTACTTGAGCGTGTACGACACTCTGCTGGCGCCGGATCCGCTGGCGTTCCCGCCCATGCCGATGGGCGGCCAGACGTTCGTGGGTGACGCGTCCCTGCCGTCGCTGGGCGCGGGTGCCTGCACCACGCGGGAGGTCTCCGGATGGGCGGATGCGCCGCCCGACGCGGCTCCGTTCCGTCCGCTGTACCTGGGGGCCGTCGTCAACCGGGAGGCGATGCCGCAAGAGCTGCGGTGGGACAACAACACCCGCATGGCGGGCGCCATTGGCGTGGGCAACGGGCCGGACCTGGTGGTCACCGCGGTGGAGGCCCCCTCCACCGTCGCGCCCTGGGAGCCGTTCGCCGCCACCGTGCGCGTCTGCAACGTGGGCACCGACTCCGTGACCTCCACCGAGGTGGCGCTCGTCGTGTCCACGGAGGAGACCTGGAACCTGCCTCCGCCGGGCTCGCCGCCGCCGTCCCCCAACGATCCCAGCCGGTTCATGGCGGGGTACCTGAACGTCGCGCCGCTCGATGCCGGACAGTGCGTGAGCGCCATGGGGATGGTGTCCGTCGACCGGCCCTCGGGAGCGTCACCGGAGCAGCCCCTGTACCTGAGCGCCGTCGTGGATCCGTTCCAGGGCCGGACGGAGCTGCTCGAGGACAACAACGTCTTCGTGAAGGGGCGCCTGGGCGTGGGGTCGGGGGCCGACCTGATCATCACCGCGCTGACGGCGCCCGCCAGCATCCGGCACGGCCAGTCCTTCACCGCCACCGTCACCGTCTGCAACCAGGGCTCCCTGGCCTCGTGGGACAGCCTGCCGGTGACGCTGCAACTGCTGCCCCATCCCCAGCTGTCCCTGCCTCCGCAGGGCGGCGCGAACCAGGTGCCCCCCGATGAGTTCCTGGGCGAGCTCGTCATCCCCAATCTGGCCGGGCACACCTGCCTCACCCTGCCGGTGACCGGCAACTTCTACGGGTACACGAGCGCGGATCCGCTCACGTACTACGTGGGGGCCACCGTGGACCGGTACTGGATTGCCCCGGAGGTGCGCAAGGACAACAACACCTTCGTCGGGCCGCGCGTCGGCGTGGGGAACGCGCCGGACCTCGTCATCACCGCGATGGGCGGGCCGGAGAATCTCGAGCCTTATGGACAGGCCCAGGTCCCCGTCACCGTCTGCAACCAGGGCACGCAGCCCTCTTTCGGACAGACGGTGGAGTTCTTCCTCTCCACGTCGTCCACGCCGCCGGAGCTGACCTTCCCCGGTGGAGATCCGGCCTCCAGCGTGTCCCTGGCGGGAGCGGTGGAGATTCCGTCCCTCCCCGAGAACGCGTGCGTCACGCGCGAAGGCACCCTCAACGCCAATCCACCGGCGGATCCGGAAGCGCCCCTCTTCGTGGGGGCCTTCATTCGCGCAGGGTCTCCCAACGACGAACTGCGCACGGACAACAACGCCTTCGTGCGGGGCCGCATCGGCGTGGGGTACGGGCCGGACCTGGTCGTCACGGAAGTCACCGCGCCGTTCGCCGTGCGCAGGGGAGAGATGTTCTCCACCACCGTGACGGTCTGCAACCAGGGCACGCAGCCCTCGGGGTGGAACAGCCAGGTGAAGCTCCTCCTCTCCACCCAGCCCACCCTGGCGTTCCCGGACGAGATGCCGTCCTCCTCCACCCAGGTGACCCTGGGCGATGTGGACGTGGACTCTCTGTCCGTGGGGCAATGCACGACGCGCCAGCTCTTCATCACCGCGGACACGCTGCCCGGCTACCAGGGCTCCGGGCTGTTCTACCTGGGCGCGCTGGTGGACTCGCAGCGGTCGGTGACGGAGCTGCGCGAGGACAACAACGCCTTCGTCGAGAACTTCCTCGCGGTGCTGCCGTAG
- a CDS encoding CARDB domain-containing protein gives MSRLMPAWRHACLLVAGTLVVTGCGSEGASSGSAVIRSQRSALQQGADLVITELRAPDAARPGEAFTVTAKVCNRGTVSSPPAEAAIVISTQATLDAPTSGPIPPTQARVGQALVPSLDAGRCVLVRTQASAQRPPDAFAPGQPLYVGAIVDPSASIPELREDNNTHVAGRMGVGDGPDLVVTEVTGPTSFQQGFTSPLSVTVCNVGTERAPEVRGDVLLSTRPSVTPPPQMPDVVTEVPVIHFDAAGLDAGRCVTLSKEGSAIAPTSWQPNTPLYLGARVEEPRFVPELRTDNNTFVMGLVGLGNGPDLVVRSLKAAANVAPGMHFPVEATVCNVGTADLGGSARLQLALSSESAVVFPALPEPFDSRTQVPVGSANVSVLSAGQCKTLTVDAIASRPQEAGPYQALTLGAVIDANRTVPELREDNNVFTQGLVGVGFDADLVITDVKAPANLRDGQSFTASYTVCNVGLSPASSTGVAMYLSVDAAPPAVAPWQSQGPLPGYAFLGRSSINTDLTPGQCTTQSGTFQALRPMELGPLPLSSTLNLSAVMDGPPDARTDNNGFAVGPVGVGFGPDLVVTELQGPASARPWNTFTSTVKVCNVGTQPTPGTSQVAVYLGTGNTLPAPLAQSGSPPSPDGTVALVGTVSVPSLGEGACVTQSLTGRATRPEQATPLQPLYLGAVVDPGVAQQELREDNNTFVAGLMGVGEAPDLVVTGLTFPDTVAPMEPFTATARLCNAGTEGSSIVPMMFVVSTEANWTRPPPGTPFPSMDQHMAGMTNAPSLQAGQCQDVPVTLHANRPWSAPVDAPLYLSAVLDPFQDQLDLRRDNNVSPGRRLGVGTGPDLVITSLTGPVSAFGPLDLGVTVCNLGAEAAPGTRLTLHLLTKPSLTLPAPNVPVPLEELLGEATLPPVAAHACVTQTVNAFISGAGIGMPGTQTFFLGASVDRAQDLPEVREDNNTFVGPRIGVGFAADVVITAMGGPDQVQPWAAMQVPVTVCNQGTMLAPPHSVDLLLSTVATLPASAVQGEPVESPTLSRLGSVQVPPLAVGECVSVEGSVNAIPPQAAQPGAALYLGASARLYDSELRKDNNGFVRGTLTVSNTP, from the coding sequence ATGTCACGGCTCATGCCGGCATGGAGGCACGCGTGTCTGCTCGTCGCGGGCACGCTCGTCGTTACCGGCTGCGGAAGTGAAGGCGCGTCGTCCGGCTCGGCTGTCATCCGGAGTCAGCGGTCCGCCCTTCAGCAGGGCGCGGACCTGGTCATCACCGAGCTGCGAGCGCCCGACGCCGCCCGCCCCGGAGAGGCCTTCACCGTCACCGCGAAGGTCTGCAACAGGGGGACGGTCTCCTCGCCCCCGGCGGAGGCGGCGATCGTCATCTCCACGCAGGCCACCCTGGACGCGCCAACCTCCGGCCCCATCCCGCCAACGCAGGCGCGCGTGGGACAGGCGCTGGTGCCATCGCTCGACGCGGGCCGCTGCGTGCTCGTCCGCACGCAGGCGTCCGCGCAGCGGCCTCCCGACGCCTTCGCGCCCGGACAGCCGCTGTACGTGGGCGCCATCGTGGACCCCTCCGCGTCCATCCCGGAGCTGCGCGAGGACAACAACACGCACGTCGCGGGACGGATGGGCGTGGGTGACGGCCCCGACCTGGTGGTCACCGAGGTGACGGGGCCCACCAGCTTCCAGCAGGGGTTCACGAGCCCCCTGTCCGTGACGGTGTGCAACGTGGGCACGGAGCGGGCTCCAGAGGTGCGCGGGGACGTGCTCCTGTCCACCCGGCCCTCGGTGACGCCTCCTCCGCAGATGCCGGACGTGGTGACCGAGGTCCCCGTCATCCACTTCGACGCGGCGGGGCTGGACGCCGGTCGGTGCGTCACGCTGTCCAAGGAGGGCTCCGCGATCGCGCCCACCTCCTGGCAGCCGAACACGCCGCTGTACCTGGGCGCGCGCGTGGAGGAGCCGCGGTTCGTTCCTGAGCTGCGGACGGACAACAACACCTTCGTAATGGGACTGGTGGGCCTGGGCAACGGCCCGGACCTGGTGGTCCGGTCGCTGAAGGCGGCGGCCAACGTCGCACCGGGGATGCACTTCCCCGTCGAGGCGACGGTCTGCAACGTGGGAACGGCGGACCTGGGCGGCTCCGCCCGGCTGCAGCTGGCGCTGTCCTCGGAGAGCGCGGTGGTCTTCCCGGCGCTCCCCGAGCCGTTCGACTCTCGGACCCAGGTCCCCGTGGGGAGCGCGAACGTGTCGGTCCTGTCCGCCGGCCAGTGCAAGACGCTGACGGTGGACGCCATCGCCTCCCGGCCCCAGGAGGCAGGGCCGTACCAGGCCCTGACCCTGGGCGCGGTCATCGACGCGAACCGGACCGTGCCGGAGCTGCGTGAGGACAACAACGTCTTCACCCAAGGCCTGGTGGGCGTGGGCTTCGACGCGGACCTCGTCATCACGGACGTGAAGGCGCCCGCGAACCTGCGCGACGGTCAGTCCTTCACCGCGAGCTACACGGTCTGCAACGTGGGCCTCAGCCCCGCGTCCTCCACCGGCGTGGCGATGTACCTCTCCGTGGACGCGGCGCCGCCCGCGGTGGCCCCCTGGCAGTCCCAGGGTCCCCTCCCCGGGTACGCGTTCCTGGGACGGTCCTCCATCAACACGGACCTGACGCCGGGCCAGTGCACCACGCAGAGCGGGACGTTCCAGGCCCTGCGCCCCATGGAGCTGGGGCCCCTGCCCCTGTCCTCCACGCTGAACCTGAGCGCGGTGATGGACGGCCCGCCCGACGCGCGCACGGACAACAACGGCTTCGCCGTGGGTCCCGTGGGCGTGGGCTTCGGTCCAGACCTCGTCGTCACCGAGCTCCAGGGTCCCGCCAGCGCGCGGCCCTGGAACACCTTCACCAGCACCGTGAAGGTCTGCAACGTGGGCACGCAGCCGACGCCCGGGACCTCGCAGGTGGCCGTCTACCTGGGTACGGGCAACACCCTGCCGGCGCCCCTGGCGCAGAGCGGCTCGCCGCCGTCTCCCGACGGTACCGTGGCGCTCGTGGGCACGGTGAGCGTGCCATCCCTGGGTGAAGGGGCCTGCGTCACGCAGAGCCTCACCGGACGGGCGACACGTCCGGAGCAGGCCACGCCGCTGCAGCCGCTGTACCTGGGCGCCGTCGTCGACCCGGGGGTGGCCCAGCAGGAGCTGCGCGAGGACAACAACACGTTCGTCGCGGGCCTGATGGGCGTGGGTGAGGCGCCCGACCTGGTCGTCACGGGGCTGACGTTCCCTGACACCGTCGCGCCGATGGAGCCGTTCACCGCCACCGCGCGCCTCTGCAACGCGGGCACGGAAGGCTCGAGCATCGTCCCGATGATGTTCGTGGTGTCCACGGAGGCGAACTGGACGCGGCCTCCACCGGGTACGCCGTTCCCTTCGATGGACCAGCACATGGCGGGCATGACGAACGCTCCGTCGCTCCAGGCCGGCCAGTGCCAGGACGTGCCGGTGACGCTGCACGCGAACCGGCCGTGGAGTGCGCCCGTGGACGCGCCGTTGTACCTGAGCGCCGTCTTGGATCCGTTCCAGGACCAGCTGGACCTGCGCCGGGACAACAACGTGTCCCCGGGGCGGAGGCTGGGCGTGGGCACCGGGCCGGACCTGGTCATCACGTCGCTGACGGGCCCCGTGAGCGCGTTCGGTCCGCTCGACCTGGGCGTCACCGTCTGCAACCTGGGCGCCGAGGCCGCGCCTGGGACTCGGTTGACCCTGCACCTGCTGACGAAGCCCTCGCTGACGCTGCCGGCCCCGAACGTTCCCGTTCCGCTCGAGGAGCTGCTGGGCGAAGCCACCCTTCCGCCCGTGGCGGCGCACGCCTGCGTCACGCAGACGGTGAACGCGTTCATCTCCGGAGCCGGCATCGGGATGCCGGGCACGCAGACGTTCTTCCTGGGCGCCAGCGTGGACCGCGCCCAGGATCTGCCGGAGGTGCGCGAGGACAACAACACGTTCGTCGGTCCGCGCATCGGCGTGGGGTTCGCCGCGGACGTCGTCATCACCGCCATGGGCGGGCCGGATCAGGTCCAGCCGTGGGCGGCGATGCAGGTGCCCGTCACCGTCTGCAACCAGGGTACGATGCTCGCGCCGCCTCACTCGGTGGACCTGCTGCTCTCCACGGTGGCCACGCTGCCGGCGTCCGCCGTCCAGGGTGAGCCCGTCGAGTCTCCCACCCTGTCGCGGCTGGGCTCCGTGCAGGTGCCGCCGCTGGCTGTCGGTGAGTGCGTCTCGGTGGAGGGCTCCGTCAACGCCATCCCGCCACAGGCCGCACAGCCGGGCGCGGCCCTCTACCTGGGGGCCTCCGCGAGGCTTTACGACTCCGAGCTGCGCAAGGACAACAACGGCTTCGTGCGCGGCACCCTCACCGTGAGCAACACGCCGTAA